From the uncultured Methanomethylovorans sp. genome, the window TAGCTGGGACCCGCAGGCTGGCACTTATGAACCTCTTTTTGCACAACATAGGAGAGATAGACGGAGAGCCCATGATCTCCAACTCCGATGCGTTGATAGCAGATCCTGGAACAAGGTACGATTATGTGCTCACCAACCCACCATTCGGGAAGAAAAGCAGCATGACCTTCACCAATGACGAAGGCGAACAGGAGAAAGAAGATCTCACGTATAACCGCCAGGACTTCTGGGTCACTACCAGCAACAAACAGCTCAATTTCGTGCAGCATATCCGCACCATCCTCAAAGCCGGAGGACAGGCAGCAGTAGTCTTGCCCGACAATGTGCTCTTTGAAGGCAGAGCAGGTGAAACGGTTCGTAAAAAGCTTCTGGAGACCACCGACCTGCATACCATTCTACGCCTACCTACAGGAATTTTCTACGCTCATGGGGTAAAGGCCAATGTGTTGTTCTTCGAGGCAAAACCAGCATCTAAAGAACCCTGGACTAAAGAAGTATGGATATACGACTACCGCACCAACGTACACCATACCCTAAAATAGAACCCCCTCAAATCCCCAGACCTTGAAGACTTCATCCGTTGCTATAAGCCTGAGAACCGTTTCCAGCGCAAGGAAACATGGAGCGAGGAAAATCCCGAGGGTCGGTTCCGTAAATTCACCTACGAGGAAATAGCAGCAAGGGACAAGACCAACCTAGACATTTTCTGGCTCAAGGACAAAAGCCTTGCAGACCTGGACAATCTGCCTGATCCAGATATCCTTGCTAATGAGATCATCGAGAATATAGAAGCTTCACTTGAAAACTTCAGGGAAGTACTGGAAATTGTAAACGGGAACAACAATTCCAAATGAAAATAAATCTAAAAACGTTACAAAAATAATGGTTATTGAGCAAATAAAAGCGAGTAATTCAGTATAATTGAACAACTCGCTTTATAATATCGGATTAAGTCTATTTATATGCTTAATTTGTCTACGACTTCACCTTTCTCCAATGCATCAAGTATGTCATCAATATCGTCTTCAGTTACTTCGCCATACCATACCTGCTGAGGATAAATCATTACTATCGGTCCTTTCTCGCAAAGGCCTACGCATCCTGTAGAAGTAACCATTACTTCATTTTCCAAATCTCTGTCCATTAGCGCTTCGGTAAACATCGCTACCAGATTATGTGAGTCTTTATTCTTGCATGAGCCCTGCACCTTTCCGTTTAGTCTTGTGCTTGCGCAAATAAATATATGATTTTTTGGTTTTTGCACGATAAGCCTCCTTAAATTTGTGTTTCAAGCTATGCCTTTAAGGGAATACCACGGAAGGCAATTACTTATGTAATAGCATTTATAGTTTTGTATAAGAGACCTTTATTAAATAGAGACCATCTAATTAGCTTCCAATACTCCCTATTCTAATTAGACTATATTTTCTCAAAAGAATCTCCCAACTGAATTTTTTCCTTGCATACAATTTTGTAGTTCTGTAAGCCTCAAAAACTGATATGCCACAAAGCTCAGTAGAGAGTAGAGTTCTCTACTCTCCACTCTTACTTCTCTGATATCGAATTTAACTGTGTGTTTGATATGCCTGTGTTCTGGTTCACATTCTCCTCTTTTCTTGAAAAAAATCATGAACAAGTTATCCCGGATATTTTTATTTCGAAGATACATCCCTATCTGTTCATATCTACCGTTTTTATAGAGGAATTTTAGCTTGTCTTCAATCTTTGCATGTATATCTCCACCCTTTTTCCACATCTTATTAACCCAGTGATCAATTCTTTCGATTTCACCTTCTTTGTTTATCACAGCATTTGAAGAATACGAAATAATTGGCCTTGCATTCAAATGGTACCAGATATCTGCATGATTCAGGAAAGAGTCATAACCCCCGTCAGCAGAATAAAAATCAATATCAACATTCATTTCTTTCAATGCTTCAATGTGTTTGATAAGTTCAGGGGAATCTGATGCATTACCATTAGTATGGGTCATAAATATTGGGTATGTTCCAACCATTGTAATATGTGCTTTATCCATTTTACATTGATAATGTGGATTGTAATCAGCATGTTTATCGTATCTTGAAGCTTCAAGCGGGGTTGAATCGATCTTAGCTTCTTTTATTTGGGTAAGGCTGAGGATCTTCTCACCTACTAACATCATTATTTCTTTAAGCCCATCTTCACCCAATCTATATTTCACAAAGTGGTGTAATGTCTTTCCCGAAGGAAGTTTTATGAATCCGTTCTCATCATAAAAAGAGAGTAGAATAGCCTCTTCTTCTGTCAAAGAAGAAACAGTCTTTTCATAAGATAATTTCCTGAAACACATTACAATGAAGAGTTTTATCATCGATGAAACGTTATACTTAAAATGCCAACTTTTGTTGGTATACAAAGTACTCTCGACGTACTTTGAAATATCTTCTATGCAGAGAAAGTGCAGGAATTGGCAAATTGAGGCGCTTTCTCTGTTCAGATAATTTTCTATGGACTCCTCGAAGAGGACTCCTTTATACTCTCTAGATTTTTTAGTCATGAGGGGGGCCAAATTTATGGTATTTATAGCTACCGCCCCCCCCTAAAAAAAAAGGTATGGAGTTAATGAAAAAACGAATAGGTTTTTAAGATCAAGTTCTAATTAGACAATCTCCATCTAATAGAATAAGAAGAATAGAGTGATTTAAATAGCAGAACATCATACATATGATTCCGATGAAACATGTTGAAAGAGACATGTTCTCTACCTCGAAAACGGGACACACGAATATAGAGCATTTCGAAAACCCCGAGAGCCATCATTTGGATACACCCACGTAAATAATAAGGGGATGAAATCGGTGGTTTATCGAAATACTCTAAAAACGGGAAATAAATAGTGAAATGTGGCGTTTTCCACTCCCCACTGCATTCTACCAATTGCTTATTGAGAAGTCAAGTATCAAAATAATTCAAATCCTTAGGGTAACTGGAGTGGCCTTGTATTGGAATGGTAAAAGAGAATCTCGTCCCTTTGCTAGGTTCACTCTTGACCCATATATTACCCCCATGCATCACGATGAACTGTTTTATAAGAGCCAAACCCAACCCAGTACCGCCATATCTGCGGGTTGTAGAACTATCCACCTGGAAAAACGGATCGAATATCTTGCCAATATGTTCCTCTGATATGCCAATTCCAGTATCAGTAACCGAGACCTCCA encodes:
- a CDS encoding (2Fe-2S) ferredoxin domain-containing protein, giving the protein MQKPKNHIFICASTRLNGKVQGSCKNKDSHNLVAMFTEALMDRDLENEVMVTSTGCVGLCEKGPIVMIYPQQVWYGEVTEDDIDDILDALEKGEVVDKLSI
- a CDS encoding ISNCY family transposase; translation: MTKKSREYKGVLFEESIENYLNRESASICQFLHFLCIEDISKYVESTLYTNKSWHFKYNVSSMIKLFIVMCFRKLSYEKTVSSLTEEEAILLSFYDENGFIKLPSGKTLHHFVKYRLGEDGLKEIMMLVGEKILSLTQIKEAKIDSTPLEASRYDKHADYNPHYQCKMDKAHITMVGTYPIFMTHTNGNASDSPELIKHIEALKEMNVDIDFYSADGGYDSFLNHADIWYHLNARPIISYSSNAVINKEGEIERIDHWVNKMWKKGGDIHAKIEDKLKFLYKNGRYEQIGMYLRNKNIRDNLFMIFFKKRGECEPEHRHIKHTVKFDIREVRVESRELYSLLSFVAYQFLRLTELQNCMQGKNSVGRFF